A stretch of the Medicago truncatula cultivar Jemalong A17 chromosome 5, MtrunA17r5.0-ANR, whole genome shotgun sequence genome encodes the following:
- the LOC11428833 gene encoding probable disease resistance protein At1g61310, which translates to MYYLAIGLATYKITITVVCIISIILIKTINKLCVYRAYKIIKDVEREKKKLISNHDSVQEKIEATDHKTQKVNDIVLEWLKEVEKLVQEVENVTIIPEPESRYPNKMLNKLKALNIKCEFEPFFNPIPSLEHFSSGNFVCFEPIKETSDRLLEALENRKFYKIGLYGKRGSGKTKLVKAVAEKARYLRVFAAVLFITVSQNPNVKQIQDEIADFLDLKFDKNTEVGRARELYLTLESTDRPILVILDDVWENLDLEELGIPCNSNRCKVLLTTHCKQEFALMNCQEEIPLCPLSIEEAWTLFKKHSGIDDESSTDLLNVAYEVAIECQGLPGTIKDVGSSLRSKPIEEWKTSLDGLRHSMSQYDIFISFRGKDTRDSFTGFLYDALCREGFKTFMDDEGLKGGDEISSSLIKAIEASRISVIVFSKKIAHSSWCLDELVTILKCKKMKNQQILPIFYKIEPSDVRHQKNSYERGMAKQVKRFGNDFEKLQIWRSALLEVASLSGITYKTGYEYKLVQTIVERVKSQI; encoded by the exons ATGT ATTACCTTGCCATTGGACTTGCTACATACAAGATAACCATAACTGTTGTTTGTATCATATCGATTATTCTGATAAAGACGATCAATAAACTATGTGTATATCGAGCTTACAAAATCATTAAAGATgtagaaagagaaaagaaaaagctaATATCAAATCATGATTCAGtacaagaaaaaattgaagCAACCGATCATAAAACTCAAAAGGTCAATGATATTGTTCTTGAGTGGCTAAAAGAAGTGGAAAAACTTGTACAAGAGGTGGAGAATGTGACAATAATACCAGAACCAGAATCAAGATATCCCAATAAAATGCTTAACAAATTAAAGGCATTGAATATCAAATGTGAGTTTGAGCCATTTTTCAATCCAATTCCAAGTTTAGAGCACTTCTCTTCTGGAAATTTTGTATGTTTTGAGCCTATAAAAGAGACTTCAGATAGACTTTTGGAGGCACTAGAAAATCGTAAGTTCTATAAAATTGGATTGTATGGAAAGCGAGGCTCTGGTAAAACAAAGTTGGTTAAAGCAGTGGCTGAGAAAGCCAGGTACCTGAGGGTTTTTGCTGCAGTTTTATTTATCACTGTGTCTCAAAATCCAAATGTAAAACAGATTCAAGATGAAATAGCTGACTTTTTGGATCTCAAATTTGACAAAAACACTGAAGTTGGAAGAGCTAGAGAATTATACTTGACATTAGAAAGCACAGATCGTCCAATTCTTGTGATCTTGGATGATGTTTGGGAAAATCTTGATCTTGAGGAATTAGGCATTCCTTGTAATAGTAATCGATGCAAGGTTCTTTTGACGACGCATTGCAAACAAGAATTCGCACTAATGAACTGCCAAGAAGAGATTCCATTGTGTCCCTTATCTATAGAGGAAGCTTGGACTTTGTTTAAGAAGCATTCAGGGATAGACGATGAGTCCTCAACTGATCTATTAAATGTGGCATACGAAGTTGCAATTGAATGTCAAGGGTTGCCTGGAACAATTAAAGATGTGGGATCATCCTTAAGAAGTAAACCTATTGAGGAGTGGAAAACATCATTAGACGGTCTAAGACATTCTATGTCTCAGTACGATATTTTCATCAGTTTTAGAGGAAAAGATACTCGTGACTCTTTTACGGGTTTTCTCTATGATGCTCTATGCCGGGAAGGGTTCAAGACCTTCATGGATGATGAGGGGTTGAAGGGTGGAGACGAAATTTCATCTTCTCTAATCAAAGCAATTGAGGCATCAAGGATTTCAGTTAttgttttctctaaaaaaattgcaCATTCTTCTTGGTGTCTAGATGAATTGGTCACTATTCTTAAGTGTAAAAAGATGAAGAACCAACAGATTTTGccgattttttataaaatagaacCGTCCGATGTAAGGCATCAGAAAAACAGTTATGAAAGAGGAATGGCTAAACAAGTAAAAAGGTTTGGTAATGACTTTGAGAAGTTACAGATATGGAGGTCAGCTTTACTTGAAGTTGCTAGCTTGAGTGGAATAACTTACAAAACTGG GTACGAATATAAACTAGTCCAAACGATCGTGGAAAGAGTAAAGAGCCAAATTTAA